One window from the genome of Eucalyptus grandis isolate ANBG69807.140 chromosome 7, ASM1654582v1, whole genome shotgun sequence encodes:
- the LOC104453928 gene encoding uncharacterized protein LOC104453928: MSSPHPQPSESPSATDPEVLGSDIPGEASDHPERSGEEGAEEGDEGGEEKEGEGECAFCLFMKGGGCRGEFVAWETCIRDAERKEEDVMDKCFDATVALRRCMEAHSDYYEPILRAEKEAEEEVARELEEEEEKESGANSVAGSDGSAGGIGRSEDSRERDGSGER; this comes from the coding sequence ATGTCCTCTCCCCATCCGCAGCCCTCCGAATCTCCCTCCGCAACCGACCCGGAAGTCCTCGGGAGCGACATTCCTGGCGAAGCTTCGGATCATCCGGAGCGAAGTGGAGAAGAAGGCGCGGAGgaaggagatgagggaggagaagaaaaagaaggggaaggGGAGTGCGCGTTCTGCTTGTTCATGAAAGGCGGCGGGTGCAGGGGCGAGTTCGTCGCGTGGGAGACGTGCATCCGGGACgcggagaggaaggaggaggacgtCATGGACAAGTGCTTCGACGCGACGGTGGCGCTGAGGAGGTGCATGGAGGCTCACTCCGATTACTACGAGCCCATCCTGCGCGCCGAGAAGGAGGCGGAGGAAGAGGTGGCGAGGgaattggaggaggaggaggagaaggaatcGGGGGCGAATTCTGTCGCCGGATCGGATGGTTCGGCGGGGGGTATCGGGCGTTCTGAGGATTCGAGGGAGCGAGATGGGTCGGGAGAGAGATGA
- the LOC104453930 gene encoding uncharacterized protein LOC104453930, with protein MDAVAASAGSRIKTFNVLMSSSTGRRASPTNLIQPVFSSSRKEMLPLYTCSKTFPNRFHGLKRLYPCSGSKSSPVPPISCSMKPRIDKNNATNKNPTTELHQKSTAPNLDTPPANPPATSTSSQGLVFDLGPSNSWDCLDVGSPVVKRYIGDNEERWYMWYHGRHGGSNSSESIGLAVSSNGIHWARGGDTVRSCADAGMVMSCRNSWWAFDTESIRPSEMVIMSSPMYSAVYWLYYTGYSSDEIDLSGVPTISFGNPERYSGDGDDNGKSAVGKIHKSLPGLACSQDGRHWARIEGDHHSGALLDVGSEKEWDSLFIAGPHVIVHENDDLRMYYYSFDKDNCQFSIGLARSRDGIRWVKYGKILGGGSSGSFDECGVKNACVVRNRKAGNYLMAYEGVAADGKRSIGMAVSEDGLKNWKRLQEGPVLQPSEDEGWDNKGVGSPCLVQMENSINEWRLYYGGFGIGGRTGIGMALSGGSDIRTFRRWAGFCL; from the coding sequence ATGGACGCAGTAGCAGCATCGGCTGGTTCGAGGATCAAAACCTTCAACGTCCTCATGTCTTCGTCCACCGGTAGGAGGGCTAGCCCCACAAACTTGATTCAAccggttttctcttcctccaggAAGGAAATGCTCCCCCTTTATACTTGCAGCAAAACTTTCCCTAATAGATTTCACGGCCTCAAGAGATTATATCCTTGTTCCGGGTCTAAATCCAGTCCAGTCCCTCCCATCAGCTGTTCCATGAAACCGCGCATTGACAAAAACAATGCAACCAACAAGAATCCCACCACCGAGCTCCATCAGAAGTCGACGGCGCCAAACCTGGACACTCCGCCGGCCAATCCACCGGCTACATCAACTTCTTCTCAAGGTCTGGTCTTTGACTTGGGTCCTAGCAATTCCTGGGATTGCCTGGATGTTGGTTCGCCGGTGGTGAAAAGGTATATTGGCGACAATGAGGAGAGATGGTACATGTGGTATCATGGGAGACATGGCGGCAGCAACAGCTCCGAGTCCATCGGGCTTGCCGTTTCGAGCAACGGGATCCATTGGGCACGGGGAGGTGACACAGTTAGATCTTGTGCAGATGCAGGAATGGTGATGAGCTGCCGTAACAGTTGGTGGGCTTTCGACACTGAAAGCATCAGGCCATCTGAGATGGTGATAATGTCCAGTCCGATGTACAGTGCCGTTTACTGGCTTTACTATACAGGATATAGTTCAGACGAAATTGATTTGTCTGGAGTGCCTACCATTTCCTTTGGAAACCCAGAAAGATATAGCGGTGATGGGGATGACAACGGAAAGAGTGCAGTGGGcaaaattcataaatctctGCCCGGCTTGGCCTGCAGTCAAGATGGCAGGCACTGGGCCAGAATTGAAGGAGATCACCACAGCGGAGCTTTGCTTGATGTGGGATCTGAGAAGGAATGGGATTCTTTGTTTATCGCAGGACCACATGTTATAGTCCACGAAAACGATGATCTCCGGATGTATTATTACTCCTTCGACAAAGATAATTGTCAGTTTTCCATTGGACTGGCAAGGTCCAGAGATGGAATCAGATGGGTCAAGTATGGAAAAATCCTGGGAGGTGGATCAAGCGGTTCCTTCGATGAGTGCGGAGTCAAGAATGCTTGCGTGGTAAGAAACAGGAAAGCAGGAAACTACTTGATGGCCTACGAGGGTGTTGCAGCAGATGGGAAGCGGAGTATTGGAATGGCAGTCTCTGAAGATGGCTTGAAGAACTGGAAAAGGCTTCAGGAAGGCCCGGTGCTGCAGCCTTCCGAGGACGAAGGATGGGACAATAAAGGGGTGGGTTCCCCATGTCTAGTCCAGATGGAGAACAGCATCAATGAGTGGAGACTGTATTATGGAGGCTTTGGCATAGGAGGAAGGACAGGAATCGGAATGGCTTTGTCTGGAGGCAGTGACATTAGGACATTCAGAAGATGGGCCGGGTTTTGCTTGTAA
- the LOC104453929 gene encoding peptidyl-prolyl cis-trans isomerase NIMA-interacting 4, with protein MGKDAKAGGKGKGKQAGGGSDEAGSKGKGKASKSDGLGTCTYVKARHILCEKQGKINEAYKKLQDGWLGNGDKVPPAEFAKLAAEYSECPSGKKGGDLGWFPRGKMAGPFQEVAFSTPIGATSAAFKSTHGYHIILCEGRKN; from the exons ATGGGGAAGGACGCGAAGGCGGGAggaaaggggaaggggaagcAAGCAGGGGGTGGGAGCGATGAGGCTGGTTCCAAGGGGAAAGGTAAGGCCAGCAAGTCAGATGGGCTAGGCACTTGCACTTATGTCAAAG CTAGGCATATACTGTGTGAAAAGCAAGGCAAAATCAATGAAGCATACAAGAAACTGCAAGATGGCTGGCTAGGCAATGGTGACAAGGTCCCTCCAGCTGAATTTGCAAAG TTAGCTGCAGAGTACTCGGAGTGCCCATCTGGTAAGAAGGGCGGTGATTTAGGATGGTTTCCTCGAGGAAAGATGGCTGGTCCATTTCAAGAAGTTGCATTCAGTACCCCTATTGGAGCTACAAGTGCAGCATTTAAATCAAC GCATGGCTACCACATTATCCTGTGTGAAGGGAGAAAGAATTGA
- the LOC104453927 gene encoding fructose-bisphosphate aldolase-lysine N-methyltransferase, chloroplastic: MDRYKLFSLSSSSPSLSTFLPSPHRPPPSPSLPCKRSSVSASLLRSQQPPPARAPAPPPAVEAFWEWLRREGVVSAKTPAKPAVVPEGLGLVAQRDIARNEVVLEVPKRLWINPEAVAGSEIGRVCEGLKPWMSVALFLIREKLRDDSPWRVYLDVLPESTDSTVFWSEEELAELQGSQLLRTTLGVKEYVESEFRKLEQEIILPNRQLFPSHITFDDFLWAFGILRSRAFSRLRGQNLVLIPLADLINHSPSITTEDYAYEIKGGGLFSRELLFSLRSPVSVKAGEQVLIQYDLNKSNAELALDYGFIESKSERNSYRLTLEISESDQFFGDKLDIAESDGLGETAYFDIVLGQPLPPTMLPYLRLVALGGTDAFLLESLFRNKIWGHLQLPVSRANEELICRVVRDACRSALSGYRTTIEEDEKLAEKGNLTRRLEIAVGVRAGEKRVLQQIDNAFKDREMELDELEYYQERRLRDLGLVGEQGDIIFWEK, encoded by the exons atggacAGATACaagctcttctctctctcctcatcctccccttctctctccactTTCCTCCCCTCGCCCCACCGCCCTCCCCCATCTCCCTCGCTCCCCTGCAAACGGTCCTCCGTCTCGGCCTCCCTCCTCCGCTCCCAGCAACCGCCGCCGGCGCGGGCCCCGGCGCCGCCCCCCGCCGTGGAGGCCTTCTGGGAGTGGCTCCGCCGCGAGGGCGTCGTCTCCGCCAAGACCCCGGCGAAGCCCGCGGTCGTCCCGGAGGGCCTGGGCCTCGTCGCCCAGAGAGACATTGCCCGGAACGAGGTCGTCCTGGAGGTGCCCAAGAGGCTGTGGATAAACCCGGAGGCGGTGGCCGGGTCGGAGATCGGGCGGGTGTGCGAGGGGCTGAAGCCGTGGATGTCCGTGGCTCTGTTCTTGATCAGGGAGAAGCTGAGGGACGACTCGCCGTGGCGGGTCTACCTCGATGTCCTCCCGGAGTCCACCGATTCTACTGTGTTTTG GTCAGAAGAGGAGCTGGCTGAGCTGCAAG GATCCCAGCTATTGAGAACAACATTAGGTGTGAAAGAGTATGTGGAGAGTGAATTCCGGAAATTGGAACAAGAGATTATATTACCTAACAGGCAGCTCTTCCCTTCTCATATAACATTCGATGACTTCCTCTGGGCATTTGGCATTCTTAGATCAAGGGCATTTTCAAGACTTCGTGGCCAAAACCTTGTGTTGATCCCCCTTGCAGACCTG ATTAATCACAGTCCCAGTATTACCACAGAAGATTATGCATATGAAATCAAAGGTGGTGGTCTTTTCTCAAGAGAGCTGTTATTTTCTTTGAGGAGCCCTGTTTCTGTCAAAGCTGGTGAACAG GTTCTGATTCAGTATGATTTGAATAAGAGCAATGCTGAATTGGCTCTGGATTATGGGTTCATAGAATCAAAGTCAGAGCGTAACTCATATAGGTTAACACTGGAAATATCTGAGTCGGATCAATTTTTTGGAGACAAGCTGGATATAGCCGAGTCAGATGGTCTGGGTGAGACTGCATATTTCGATATAGTTTTGGGTCAACCTCTTCCACCAACAATGCTTCCGTATTTGCGGCTAGTAGCTCTAGGAGGAACAGATGCTTTCCTTTTGGAATCccttttcaggaacaaaatatGGGGCCACCTGCAATTGCCTGTAAGTCGGGCCAATGAGGAGCTAATATGTCGTGTTGTTCGAGATGCTTGCAGATCTGCACTTTCTGGTTATCGTACCACAATTGAAGAG gatgagaAGCTTGCAGAAAAAGGGAATCTCACCCGTAGGCTGGAGATTGCAGTCGGTGTTAGAGCTGGGGAGAAGAGGGTGCTGCAGCAAATTGACAATGCATTCAAGGATAGAGAAATGGAATTAGATGAGTTGGAATACTACCAAGAAAGGAGGCTTAGAGATCTTGGTCTTGTTGGCGAGCAAGGTGACATTATCTTTTGGGAGAAGTAA